ATTCATACCGTACATGGTTACCATGCTGTATGCCATTTTAGTGATTCTTTCAAGGTCACTTAATGCACCGGTAGATATTTTATTGAAAACAATTTCTTCTGCAGCTCTTCCTCCAAGTGTCATGCACATTTCGTCAAACAACTGCTCTGTTGTATAAAGGAACTGCTCTTTTGGCAGGTATTGAGCATAACCAAGGGCAGCTATACCTCTTGGAACGATACTTACTTTTACCAAAGGATCTGCATGTTCCAGGAACCAGCCAGCAACTGCGTGTCCTGCCTCATGGTATGCAACGATCTTTTTTTCTTCAGGGGAAATGATTTTGTTTTTCTTTTCAAGACCACCTATGACACGGTCGATTGCATCCTGAAAATCATTCATGTCAATTTCCTGCTTATCTTTTCTTGCGGCAATTAAAGCGGCTTCGTTACACACGTTTGCTATTTCTGCTCCTGCAAATCCGGGAGTCTGAGCTGCCAGCTTTTTAGCATCAAGTTCTTTAGACAGTTTCAATGGTTTTAAATGAACATTGAAAATTTGTTCCCTTCCTACAATGTCTGGTTTGTCAATGCTTATTTGTCTGTCAAAACGTCCTGGTCTTAAGAGAGCAGAGTCAAGAACATCAGGTCTGTTTGTTGCTGCTAGTATGATTACTCCGGAATCTGTAGAAAATCCATCCATTTCCACAAGAAGAGAGTTAAGAGTATTTTCTCTTTCATCATTAGCTCCTGGAATCTGTCCTCTACCTCTTGAACGTCCTATAGCATCTATCTCATCTATAAAAATGATACAAGGAGCTTTTTCTTTAGCCTGTTTGAACAAGTCACGAACCCTTGCAGCACCAACTCCGACAAACATTTCTACGAAGTCAGAACCTGAAAGAGAGAAGAATGGTACACCCGCTTCTCCTGCCACTGCTTTAGCAAGCAAAGTTTTACCTGTACCTGGAGGGCCTATAAGGAGTGCTCCTTTAGGAATTTTTCCTCCAAGTTTAGTGAATTTGGTAGGATTCTTAAGGAAGTCTACAATTTCTTTTACTTCTTCTTTACCTTCTTCCAGACCAGCTACATCAGCGAATGTGATTTTAACTTTATTTTCTGCATCAAATAATGCCGCTTTTGATTTTCCAATATTGAAAATCTGACCCCCAGGACCACCTGAGGTCATTCTTCTCATAAGGAACCAGAAGCCTAGTAGAATAAGGAATAGTAAGCCCCAGTTTACAAGGAAAGTCGAAAAATCAGATCTTTCATTGTCAACCTCAAAAGCAGCTCTTTGGTCTTTAGGAACCTTGCTTGAAAGTTTATCCAGATCTTCCTCAAACTTTTCAGCAGAACTTATCTGAAATTGAAAATGTGGGCCCTGTGTAAGGGCGAATGGTCCCCTCTGAGCGAATTTATCTTTATACTTTTCATTCTCAAGAGCGGTATCTTTAAGATATACCTCTACATATTTTCCGTTTACAACC
The Sporocytophaga myxococcoides DSM 11118 genome window above contains:
- the ftsH gene encoding ATP-dependent zinc metalloprotease FtsH, coding for MTDNKSKKKIIPKSPQKPNYQIWVIIILLLLVFGITYFNKNNSVIEIDKKKFEDMYLSHDVKKVVVVNGKYVEVYLKDTALENEKYKDKFAQRGPFALTQGPHFQFQISSAEKFEEDLDKLSSKVPKDQRAAFEVDNERSDFSTFLVNWGLLFLILLGFWFLMRRMTSGGPGGQIFNIGKSKAALFDAENKVKITFADVAGLEEGKEEVKEIVDFLKNPTKFTKLGGKIPKGALLIGPPGTGKTLLAKAVAGEAGVPFFSLSGSDFVEMFVGVGAARVRDLFKQAKEKAPCIIFIDEIDAIGRSRGRGQIPGANDERENTLNSLLVEMDGFSTDSGVIILAATNRPDVLDSALLRPGRFDRQISIDKPDIVGREQIFNVHLKPLKLSKELDAKKLAAQTPGFAGAEIANVCNEAALIAARKDKQEIDMNDFQDAIDRVIGGLEKKNKIISPEEKKIVAYHEAGHAVAGWFLEHADPLVKVSIVPRGIAALGYAQYLPKEQFLYTTEQLFDEMCMTLGGRAAEEIVFNKISTGALSDLERITKMAYSMVTMYGMNNKIGNISFYDSKQSEYSFNKPYSEATAETIDQEVRTIIQEAYDRTKQLLSDKRNELELIAQELLKREIIFQTDLEVLIGKRPFERETTYQAYTNRKVSGDGNVDLNTNALKNLEDEHKAKISEQEKKKESESQSPEKVKQEGDQPNN